The Crocinitomicaceae bacterium genome includes a region encoding these proteins:
- a CDS encoding toxin-antitoxin system YwqK family antitoxin, with the protein MQGQLITNTSKNIQVELESGYDIPTVGTKGDLTKYFETKLFGFLSTGWLGIGYVEVSAVKGNIVVLTLLYEESEMTINGEKKNHFEQGKKVQLTWKEAPRTETIYKIENGDTLAVGEVFCKNKTGKWTFYYPGGKIKEVNHYEKGLLHGEYQVWNEKGIIIEKGVFNHGKKEGEFTYYYQNGQLMQRENFLDDKLNGLVEKWYPSGSKEYETTYKNGVEDGPFKDYFPNGQTKINGNYLNGAYDGEITAYYENGNVKHQVTFAQGKKNGKHFGYYENGKPFIETVFVDGEMHGAYKEFYESGQLHFDTNFEHGQKHGAWKEYYPNGQLASQGTFVNGKRDGLWEAWFENGNPAEQGYYVNDVKTGKWFTWDESGKKTKTSYK; encoded by the coding sequence ATGCAAGGACAGCTCATCACCAATACATCAAAAAATATTCAAGTAGAATTAGAATCAGGGTATGATATCCCAACAGTTGGTACTAAAGGAGATTTAACCAAATATTTTGAAACAAAATTATTTGGGTTTTTGTCAACCGGCTGGCTAGGTATTGGCTACGTTGAGGTAAGTGCCGTAAAAGGCAATATTGTCGTTCTTACACTTTTGTATGAAGAATCAGAGATGACAATCAATGGAGAAAAGAAAAATCATTTTGAGCAAGGAAAAAAAGTTCAATTAACCTGGAAAGAAGCTCCTCGCACTGAAACAATATATAAAATAGAAAACGGCGATACGCTTGCCGTTGGTGAAGTTTTTTGCAAAAATAAAACCGGTAAATGGACATTCTACTACCCGGGTGGAAAAATCAAAGAAGTAAATCACTACGAAAAAGGATTACTGCATGGCGAATATCAAGTGTGGAATGAAAAAGGTATTATCATTGAAAAGGGTGTATTCAACCACGGAAAAAAAGAAGGAGAATTCACGTATTATTATCAAAACGGACAACTGATGCAACGTGAAAATTTTCTTGATGACAAGTTGAATGGATTAGTTGAAAAATGGTATCCAAGTGGCTCAAAAGAATATGAAACAACCTATAAGAACGGGGTTGAAGATGGACCTTTCAAAGATTATTTTCCAAACGGGCAAACAAAAATAAACGGCAATTACCTCAATGGAGCGTATGATGGTGAAATCACTGCTTATTATGAAAATGGAAATGTAAAACATCAGGTCACTTTTGCTCAAGGGAAAAAAAATGGCAAGCATTTTGGATACTATGAAAATGGAAAGCCATTCATTGAAACTGTGTTTGTTGATGGTGAGATGCATGGAGCATATAAAGAATTTTATGAGTCTGGTCAATTGCACTTTGATACTAATTTTGAACACGGACAAAAGCATGGCGCATGGAAAGAATATTATCCAAATGGTCAATTGGCAAGTCAGGGCACGTTTGTGAATGGAAAACGAGATGGATTATGGGAAGCCTGGTTTGAAAACGGTAATCCGGCTGAGCAAGGATATTACGTGAATGATGTTAAAACCGGAAAATGGTTTACTTGGGATGAATCAGGCAAAAAGACTAAAACAAGTTATAAATAA